The DNA region catttctcccactggaAACGCTATGTGGGATacttgggatttccttacctggatgatgagCATGTATCAAGAAAtttcaaatgtagttttaaAAACGCTGGGTAACTTGAGTTGTATGCAACAGTGAGTCCAGTGCAGGAAGTTTTTAGTGGAGTTTGCAGGCTTGTCAATTTAAAAATAGACTTCATCCCAAAAAGGTCCTGTCACCATTGGCTTCCTCAATGGGGTGATTATTATAGAAGAGATTCCCCAGAAGTGCCAGAAGCTACTAAATCTGTTATCTATTCAGCTGATATTCTTTTCACTTGTCAAACATCATTTTTGTATAAAAGTAAATGGGTGAAGTCACATTCTTAactttttgtatatatttttttttacaaatatttttattacattaagattatatatttaaacataaataaaaaatttaaatccaCAAACTAATTGAACTCAACTTGTTTACCTGAAAGGGCAACGTCTTTGAGAAACTGCTGTGTGATGGCTGGTTGAATACATCTGCTGAAACTGGCTGCATGCATCCTGAAAAAACCTGCTATAGACTTATAACTTATAGTTATTACCCTCGACTTTGATGTCAGAAAACTCTGACATCAATCTTGTAACTCTGATAACTCAAGAACAGGGTTttgtaggattttgaaattgatatcATAGTTGTGTCTACTGGGAGGCTGAGGGGTAGTACTGAGTGTTGCCGGTATTTTCTGATAAATCGCTTCATGGTATAGTGGTTATCACTTTTACggtgagatatatatatatatatatatatatatatatatatatatatatatatatatatatatatatatatatatatatatatatatatatatatatatatatatatatatatatatatatatatatatatatatatattttttttttcctcagtgctAAGACGAGACAGGGGGCACTAGATGGGCTTAAGACAGCAATGGCTACACGCATCCTGTATGAGTTCATCTCAGAGAGAAGGATGACCATCACAGACAGTATTGAACGCTGCCTCAAGAAAGGTACTAAAAAAGTGTTGCTGTCAATGAGATGGCAGGTGTTCCAGTGCTTTAAACTAAGCatatgtttgtatttgtgctCATAAAtcatttggctttttttttttttttctttctctcttcctcatGTTAGGCAAAGGTGAGGAGCAGCGAGCAGCAGCTTCTTTAGCCTGTTTGCTGTGCATCCAGCTGGGCTCAGGAATTGAGAGCGAGGAGGTGTTCAAGACGCTGAAACCAATCTTCAAAAACATCCTGGCAGATGGATCAGCCAACATACAAGCCAGACAGGCTGTGAGTGTCTTTTATTGTACTGATCTCCttgaataaatgcatttttccccccttaataaaaaaaaaaaaggttaccatatttttggattttttttcatgaaatatcAACTGAtatggttttgtttattttgtttcttaatAGGTAGCAACAAGTCTGGGCCTCTGCACATTAGTTGCTGAGGATGACATTTTGGTAAGTTTCTGATCATGTCTTGGCTTGAGTGCAAACCAGTGGCATGTCTGACATCCATTTGTCATATATTACTCATCAGTTCTAACATAATGCTATATAGATGAGTGGCACTCATACAAACATGTGCTGCTGAAATCAAACATGCCTCAAGTAATATTTCAGTAAGTCGAAAACATGTTatttgataagataagataacctttattagtcccacatgtgggaaatttgttttgtcacagcaggaagtggacagtgcaaaagttatgaagcaaaatttGTGGTAATAAGTAGAGCTTACTGATGCTTGCTTCTTTAGGATGTGCAAGCGACCATGGAGTGTTTTGAGAACCTGTTCACCCGGTCCTATGCAAAGGCGGATGGCACTTGTCCTTCGATCAGTCCTCAAATGAGCCAGCTCCACACAAACTCTCTGCGGTCCTGGGCACTGCTGCTCACAATCTGCAGTTCCAGCCAGCTCAAAGACATCCTGCAGAAGTAAGCTCCTTTATGCTGAcccttaagttttttttttttttttttatcacaagtTCTGCTGCTTCTAGTTTATTGCTCTCCAACCAAGTTAAGTGGAGTAAGAATTGCTTATGTGTTGTGCAGACACCTGCCTAAACTGCAGAGGTTGCTCGAGAGTGATGACGTGAACATGAGGATTGCAGCTGGGGAGACTATTGCTCTGCTTTTTGAGCTGGCCAGGGACATCGATTCTGTAAGTTTGCAATTGCTGTTTAATTTCCCCAACACCAGATTATCCTAAAGTTCATTTCTTTTGTTAATTCAAATGTTAACATGTGGCACATGTCctgtctgtgatttttttttttttttttttttttttttttttttttttttttttttttttttttttttctttaaatatttttgttagggttttttttccatagTAGCAGACAATGACTAAAGAAAAAGTACACAAGAACCAGAACTGAACTTAGCTCAGGCAATACAAGATTCTGAGGCACATACAAGGCAGCTGAGGTAAACCACAACCCCACCAGGAATCAAAACAAATCACGACAAGATCAATAGTCAGGCAAATTAATTCAGTTTGGGAAAGCCCCGCAACAAGGAGGATGACAGTACAGGTCCAATGTATTTCAGATATGGGTCCCAGGTTCTATGGAAAGAGTCCAAGGTGGAGTTGAGCATACAAGTTATATATTCATTGGGAATACAGTCCATAACAATGCTATGCCAGGATTTCTTAGTTGAGATTGCTGGCTTACCCCAGAGGAGCAGGATATtctgtctgtgctttttttttttttttttttttttttttaaacacataagctgcatattttatttatttatttttcccccactgcatttatttaggattttgaatttgatggctgGGATGAACTTTGTGATAAACTGAACGCGTTGGCCACAGACTGCAACAAGCACAGAGCCAAGACTGACAAGAGGAAGCAGCGCTCTGTGTTCAGGGACGTTCTCAAAGCTGTTGAGGTAAGCACTACATGTCAGCTGAACCACGTTCCTTTTGCCAGTTGGATGTTAATTTCCTGCTTTTAAGCGACAGAATTGAGGCAAAACTTAACAGCAGCTCCTTGGAGGTAGAGACAGTGAATGATGGTGTCTGACCATGGACTTATTTATATTGCTTTCTCTTCCAGGAGGGGGCCTTCCAATGTGAGACCATTCGCTTTGGCACAGAGCGAATGAACATTGACAGCTGGGTCAGAAAGAGGACATACGATGCCTTCAGAGAATTCGTGGGCTCTGGAATGAACTACCACCTACAGGTATCTTATTAGAAACACTTTATGTACAATAGGAGTTTGCGATAAACTAGTGTCTTTCTTTTGCGCTAGTGACTGGACTTGAAGTTTTGTTAACTTTTTCCAACTAGGCAAATGAATTCATCAGAGACGTGTTTGAACTGGGACCACCTATGCTGGTTGATTCAGCCACCATGAAGGCCATGAAAATCTCTCGCTTTGAAAGGGTAGGTGTGCAAGGAAGGCTCATTTAAACCCTTGTGGTGTTCTTGTAAGCTTAAAAGTATCAATGCTTTCAAAGTTTTGTGGCATTTTATTAATGAACGCTTGAAATTCTTTCTGTTCCAGCATCTTCACAACTCTGCTGCATTCAAGGCTCGGACCAAGGCCAGAAGCAAGTTCAGAGACAAGAGGGTGGACGTGGGAGagttttaataatttcttttgACTCTAATAAGCTATTTATCAAGCTTTCCTGCTTTTAGATGAATTGTCACAAGCCTAAGTTAATGCAGTTGTCCCAAGATCTCTTTGTGTATCAAATGCTCACTTTCTGTAGGCTTAAATATCTTTTTAATAACAGCTGTTGCTTTTTATTGGGGGAAAAACATCTTTCTGTCATCTACAGCAAGTGAGTATTTGATAATTAAACAGATTCTAGGTGGACTACAACTTGAATACAGTTTGTTCACAGAAAGGTGGTGTACATTTGTTAGGTATCATgaacatttcccttttttttttttttttttttttttttttttaaatgaaatacacAGGTATTAACATTTTTGATGGATCTGTCTCTTGTACCATTAAGTAGTAACATCAAGACATGTGACCGTCCCTAACTCTCGGATTTGTAATAAGTTTATCTAATTACTTCACACTTAGCGTTATTTATGTGCAAGCTAAAATAGTGTATTTAGTGTTGTGTATGTAATGTAAAGGTTGAGGATGGTGCAATAAATGCTGAAAAGCTGCAACAactgttcttattttttttttttttcagctcctGTATTCAATATACAATGCTATGAATTAGCTATAATTGGATTCATTGATCTGATACAGTATCTTGGGACACTGCCCACTCGGAGACAGTGCCAGCAGAGCTTGCAAAAGAAACGGCTTGAAAAGTTCCTTGAGTAGTAGCTTTGAGAACTGGAACTGTTGGCAGATATATGAAGGTCATTCTGATTGAAAGGGCAATAGAAATTTTACTCAGCACTACTTCCACATATCAAAGTGAAGGATCTTGCAGCCAAGGTAACAGTGGTGTTGCAGGGAAAGCGAGTAAGGCGGTGCATCTGTTTGTCACAGGTGAAACTGTTGGAACACAAGACATGGATATAATGGAGGTCTAGCAGTCACAAAGCTCACAACATATTAACTCTCCCCAAAGGTGAACCTCAGCGGGCTGCTTCTTTTGGAGCCATAAAAATAGACTGTCACATGGTCAAGGCAGGCCTATCACCAGTCAGCAGCTTCATATTTCAGGTGGAACAATATTACTGACAGTAGAAAGCCGAACAGAGCTGCTTCTTTTTGTGTCTACTCTGGTAGAAACAATCCATAATACAAAGAAGGCTTATGGATTCTCAGGGAAAACCGGTCCTTTAATTTGGGTGGAGTGGATGATGTAGCTGTAGGCTAAaactaagataagataacctttattagtcccatatgtgggaaatttgtttcgtTACAGCGGAAAGTAGACAGTGGAAAGTTAcatagcaaaaaataaaacactagaATCGGATAAGAATAGGATACTGTACATAAATGTACACAAtcgaataaaatactatatacaataaaaaagaatacaaatactatataACTAAGTAGGATATAATGTTGTCAGATCTAGTTTAAGAGGAAGGGAGCCTTTTTTCTCACTGACTTGGGACTTCATGCTTCTTTTGAAACATGCTATCATATGGGCCCACTCTAAAGACTAATTTGCTTTATTGTTCTTGACTCTAATGAgaacatttttagttttttaatctttttttttttttttaaatcacattgcAATAAGGATTGAAACTGTAATTTGACACCATGAACTCACCAGGAAGGTGTTTACAGTAGATAAACCAGAGAAACTGGCTTTGCTGGCCAGAAGAATGCAGTTTAACATGATTTCTAGACTCTTTGTCCATCTGTTTTATACAGTATGTGGATCTAGGTAGTATTTCGTTTAGCAGACTtattttagaatagaatagaatgactttattgtcactatacaGTTTTACAATGAGATACAGAGCATCTCCAACTCAGTGCAAACATGAAGGGGGGGCTGCACAGTTCTGCAGCACTATATACATATGAACagtattaacagaaaaaaatgtacaaatatacaatccgatgtaagaagaaaaaagtaaatatgtAAATGAAAAGTGTTCAGGTTATTGCACATAGTATTAGTTTTTGTTCATATCTTAAATTCACAGTATTGACTTGCATTTTCTATCACTTTAATCTATAGGCTGCCTGCTTTAGTTTTCTTCTTAAAAACCTGATTCATGCATCTAATTGGTTTATGCATATTCATTCTCTGTTTAAGAAAACTTTCTGACACATAGCAATCTGCATCATTCATATCCTGGCCCTTTAAAATCAACAGAGAAGCAGAGGCAGAGAAAATTTGTCTGTGTTAAGGGTGACTGAGCCAGTATTAAATCAAGAAGTCGTGGGCTACTTCATACTAGCATTAAGCTGCCCATCTTTATGTGGCATGACAGGACGACTGAGGCATTGTCTCCTCAGTAAACATTTACATCTCATTCTTGTACTGTTGTGACTTCAGGAAGGAAAGTTTCACTTATTTTCCAACAGCAGCTCAATTAGGGAGAGGTAACTGCTCATGTTACACAAATTTCCTCAAAATGTGCATCCCTGTGGGCTTGTTCTGTTCAAGaggaaaattaaagaaaattgAAGTTGCAGGTAATTAACTCACGAGCCCTTTGCCTCTTAAATATGTTAGTCAAATGCTTTGGGACTgaaaaaataagtatttgagTAGAAGCTGTGATTCCCCTTCAAACCTCCAATTATAATATAATCATTTAAATAACCTCTATTTTCATGGCATGTTTTACTCCTTGATAAAGCTTGATTCATAGCTCCATGCTATAAATTGCTACTGGTAAACATGATTATGCCATTAAAATAAAgatatttaattattgtttttaatttagaaaataGTGCTACTGAGGTTTCGGTTTTAAAATGCTGGAGAGTGATGTCTACAGTCACGGTAAAAGGAAAGTGCACTCTCCTTCAATTTTAAGGTTTCAAATAAAGACATCAAAATGATCTAGTTCTTaccatttattaaaataaggtCAATAAGCCTTAAATGAACAACAACATATGTTCATATAACAAAGGGTCATTGTTTCCCATGGAACCAGTAAGGAtgcatttagtttttattacactacttgtgcagtttggcttagtttttgttaaatattaacaataacTAATTAATTTTAACCGTCTATCTACAACAGATGTCCATAAGTGATGGACATAACAAAATCATGTTGTCACCCACTGGGTTTTAAATGAGTGCTTTAAACTTCAGAGTTTATCATTTGAGTTGTgatctgttttttttactcatagTAACCATATTTCGACAAGAGAGTTGATAGAGAAGGCCCCAGCCAGTGAAAAGAATACCTATTTTCAGGTAAGCTGTTGCCCTGGTGACCGCTGAAATCAAAGTTAATTTGGATaatgctaaaaagaaaaagccctGACTTCTAGCTAACTATCTTGGTTAGCAAGATGCATCTGTTGTTCATTAGGATATTAATTagactattttatttttaaaatagatCCCATATCAGCAAAATgacaaaatctaaataaaaaaagttgaaaaaagggttaataaagaaaaactgaCACTGAACACTGAACAAACAAGGGCTCCATTGAGTAGTAACTTATCAACCATGATATAGCCAGGCCCTAAAGTATAGTAATTTATTGCCTGTTTTACTCTAAATGAGACCTTAACTTGTAAAATTAACATCATGCTGCAGTGTCAGAAGCCAGAATAATTTTTGCAACCAGACTAGCCATCTGCTGGTTACTGGAAAGTGTGTTAAAGTCTCTTCTGTCTTAGCCTCACTTTTAAGATTTGTGTCCATTTTTCTCTGTTACTCCATTCTGTTAGATCCTTCTGGAGCCACAAAACAAAGTATATAACCTTTTAACACATGCAGcattctgtgttgtttttataatGTGAAATATTCTATTAATAGATGCTTTGCCGTGTGGGCGGAGAAGAAAGATTTTTTGTAGCTCTGTCCCTGGCCACCTGATAAAGTTTCTCTTCATATTCACAGTGACAATCAATCAAATTAAATACATCTTTTACCTTTGActatagcatttttttttaaatctgattaACAAACACATATTGTTAAAAACCATATTAGTTTCAGAGTTGATTATTTACGATCAAAGCTTCTTTGCAGATAAACACAATCATTTGATTAGATCGTTTTCATCATGATAGCTACAGGCATTCAGGTGGAAAGGGAATGTTAATGGACCATTGTTATTATACAGatttcatcacagctgagttGCATAGAAAGGAATAAAAACATCAATATGTAATTAGGAGGGATAAATGAGGATCAGACGCGTAAGAGACTTGATAAGGTATCTTCAGTTCAATCAATAATTGGTTTCATTTATGTGTCATTATATCACTCACCCCAATTTAAAAGACTGTTCCTCATACTCGATTAAGCACTTCTGTCTGTGTTGTTTTGCTGTGTGCGAGTTGAGAAAAAATCTGTGGAAAGTGCAGTGAGACTGAGGAGGTGTGGAACAAAACAGAATATGTTACTGTGAGTGGGATTTGACCGTTGCGTGTTTGGAAGAGCAAAACAACGAGCTCAAAGGTACATGTAAGAGgaagatgtattttttttaatttttattcctCTTTTACATCCTGCTGTTGCCGCAGCAGTGTGATACGGAAATGTGTATCCCACTCAAGCCAGCTGACCTTTCAGTGCAATTGGCTTAACTGCCTTGATATAGCAGAAGTTAATGCGCACCAATGTGGCATTGTGCTCGATCAATTGCGACACACAGCCACCGCGTGCCAGTCGTTGCCATGGCTGGTTAAGCGCGCCTTCTTCAGCTTAGTTTTCCATTCATCGTGCCACACATTGGCAGTACAAAAGGGCTCAAAGCCAAACTGTTGATCTCGTGTAGCAGTCTCGCTCACGCAGGCAGATACGGGCCTGCTTACACATACAAACACCCCTCCCTCCAGATGGATGCTTTTCAATAGTTAACCAGGTTAATGTATTTATTCCGCTTGTGAATCCCTGTCATATAAGCAGCTGTTACTGTGTCACCTCCTATAAATCAACCTGCTTCTTAGCAAATATTTATTGTTGACAATAGTGCACCACCCACATGTACCTACTGTACTTacctctctccctcctccccctctttttttccAGCATCTCCTTCTCCCTGGCCACGCTCCCTGAAGCGACATGTGCGCAGTAGCTTTCACAATGAAAAATGAATAGAGAGATTAGCAGCACTTTGTTACTGAATGGAAGTTGTGTGTTCTTCATCCCGAGATGCTAAAGGCCTTGTTGGGACTGATAAAGCGGCTGCTGCCTCTGGTAACTACAGTTATCCTGCAATACATATCATCAGGAGGATGATTTATCCCACGCTCTGTCACCTTCTGGGGCGTCGGTGTACCACACAGTGACTGCGGTGCAAATGGAAATTCCTCAAAATGATTTGTGCCCTAAAATTTAGACAGTGAAAAGTCATTGGTTGGGTGACCTAACTCTTCAAGAAAACTCATCGAGCATCTCTCGCTCTCCTGCCCGCCAGCGCGGTCTCGAGGGTAAACATCATCCTGCATTAGATCAGCTGTAATTAGGTAGCCGTGGAGGTTTAGATGGCACACTTAAATGCATACTCTGAGGGCAACCACTGCCTTAGCAGGAACCCTGGAGACAGACgatgtatgtttttatttaaactttccCAATGCACTTTATTTCAGCTGGAGTTTGTTAGTGCTGCATATTATTTATGACAGCACATGCATTGCAAAATCATCACGAGAAGCAATCACTGTATCAGTCACTCGTTTACATGTCTGTGCAAACATAAAGTGAATGATAGTGTATGTGCAAACTCCCAGGGAAAAAGATGTTTTTCAAAGTGCACCATATTAAGCATCAATCCTTGGGCACACagtgagtgtatatatataccGTTTCTTATTTTCACTGCTTATATCACCATCTCTGTTAAATGCAAACTGACTTGGGTTGCTCCAAAGAGTCACACTCGTGGCCTATAGGGCCTGGCTTCTTTCATCTAGATCATCCTACATCTTGTGCATTCAGGCTGAGAAAAGGCAACAGAGGAAAGCACGCAAAGATTTTACTTTTTGCCTGTTGCCTGCAAGAGAATATTAAATCCTCTCCTGATAAGGAGTATATGTATATTACTGTGCAAACGTCTTCAGacacccttcatttctttatattctgcTAGGGAAATGGGTTCCGCAAACTACTAAAACATGCAAAGATACatagaaatacagtatataaggcaaaaagtgAGTTTGTACACTCCTAACAAGCcttaaagtcaatatttggtgtgaccacctttattcttcaacacagcctgaattTGACACGTTGAActtgttttattgtcattttttttaggtagtgttcaggaatagttctccaggcttcctaAAGGACACTCAAAGATCTCTTTGGATATTGTTTTTTCATTCTCTGTCCCGATGATCCCACGCTTATTTAATAATGTTGACATCCAGGTTCTTGGGAAGCCTATCCATGACCGTGAGtgagtttttttaaatctagttatgcttttactgcattggcagtgtgtttggaatCATTGTCATTGAATCattgaatatttcagaaatagACTGCTGGTGTCGAAGGCTATTCCTGTTTTATTCAGTTCTCATTTGGATTAGTGTGGTCTTTATAAGGAAATTGTTTTAACAAATCAGCTTTGGattttaaagcactttgtaaatttttttttaatgtgaaaagtgctttataaatacattttacttacttGTGTGATGGATCAAAATTTGACAGTACTTCTTTGCATTTATAATTGCATCacttttgacaagatccccaacaccactggctgaaaagcAGCTCCAAACCAttacagagcctccaccatgttttaaaGATGGCTGTAGAAACTCTTTCTTGACCTCCTTATTTGAACCAAACATTTCAAAtatggattcatcactccatcagtCCGGTTACTAGTGATTTTCAGTCCACCTCTTGTGTAATTTTGTATTCCTCAGGTTTTTCTCCCTGTATACCTTCTTTAAGAATGCCTTcatgacagccacccttccactgagaccatttctgatgaggcaaacaggagatggataaactgaagggccagaagcatctctcaggttctgtgtcaggtctttgctggatctttttcctgtttcataaggTCATGACTTtgagatactgttcatctgctgggagagtttttttttaatttttttttttagacctgccacttcttctttcatccaccacttgtccagtttattcagattttttaaGCCCACACTGCATACCATGCAAACATAGGCCAAATTCTTGCGTGAAAGTTCTGTAAGTCGCCTTGTTGgtccaaaaatattatttttatgtgtgtCAAACTGTgatatctttggcatttttcatagattcaggcaaa from Pelmatolapia mariae isolate MD_Pm_ZW linkage group LG17, Pm_UMD_F_2, whole genome shotgun sequence includes:
- the ifrd1 gene encoding interferon-related developmental regulator 1, which translates into the protein MPRNKKKNSRGGQHGAVQPFSDEDASIETLSHCSSFSDATSVADEGGETNEDSAQEDFQYKLKGFIDSTVDKSAKTRQGALDGLKTAMATRILYEFISERRMTITDSIERCLKKGKGEEQRAAASLACLLCIQLGSGIESEEVFKTLKPIFKNILADGSANIQARQAVATSLGLCTLVAEDDILDVQATMECFENLFTRSYAKADGTCPSISPQMSQLHTNSLRSWALLLTICSSSQLKDILQKHLPKLQRLLESDDVNMRIAAGETIALLFELARDIDSDFEFDGWDELCDKLNALATDCNKHRAKTDKRKQRSVFRDVLKAVEEGAFQCETIRFGTERMNIDSWVRKRTYDAFREFVGSGMNYHLQANEFIRDVFELGPPMLVDSATMKAMKISRFERHLHNSAAFKARTKARSKFRDKRVDVGEF